The Bombus huntii isolate Logan2020A chromosome 6, iyBomHunt1.1, whole genome shotgun sequence genome window below encodes:
- the LOC126866341 gene encoding ribokinase-like, with amino-acid sequence MSPKIVVVGSCMIDFTCFSPRLPKPGETLIGTKYEIKYGGKGANQCIAAAKLGAATAIVASLGSDTYAQEYLKIFKEENIDVSHVQIQPNQHSGIAHITVTENGENSIVIVLGSNALMSSNFVDSATNMIKNASILLCQFEVPQEITLHALKIHKGHGLSIVNGAPATENVHPDLWKLCDIFCVNEIEAEFMSGVQLQGPSSIQQAVEKFLDKGCNIVIITLGEQGAVYASQSDRVIKKVCTSHVQPVDTTGAGDAFLGALAYFKAYHPALSMDECIRRACVVATDSVLKFGTHASFPNRSNLSPDLFA; translated from the exons ATGTCTCCAAAAATTGTTGTTGTTGGTTCATGTATGATTGATTTCACTTG CTTTTCTCCCCGTTTACCAAAACCTGGTGAAACATTAATTGGTACTAAATATGAGATAAAGTATGGTGGTAAAGGTGCTAATCAATGTATAGCAGCTGCTAAGCTTGGTGCCGCAACAGCAATTGTTGCTTCT tTAGGTTCTGATACTTATGCCCAAGAgtacttaaaaatatttaaagaagaaaatatagatGTTTCTCACGTTCAAATACAACCAAACCAACACAGTGGAATAGCACATATTACAGTTACCGAGAATG GCGAAAACAGTATAGTAATCGTATTAGGATCGAACGCGTTGATGAGTTCCAACTTTGTGGACTCCGCGACCAACATGATCAAGAATGCTTCTATTTTATTATGCCAATTTGAGGTACCTCAGGAAATTACTCTACACGCTTTAAAGATTCACAAAGGCCATG GTTTGTCCATTGTGAATGGGGCACCCGCTACGGAAAATGTCCATCCAGATTTATGGAAACTCTGTGACATATTTTGCGTCAACGAGATAGAG GCGGAATTTATGAGTGGAGTGCAGCTTCAGGGACCATCAAGTATACAGCAGgctgttgaaaaattcttgGATAAGGGTTGCAACATAGTGATTATTACTCTTGGAGAACAGGGAGCGGTGTATGCGTCTCAAAGCGATAgagtaattaaaaaagtttGTACTAGTCACGTTCAGCCTGTAGATACAACG GGAGCTGGAGATGCATTTCTAGGCGCTCTTGCATATTTTAAAGCTTATCACCCAGCGCTTTCGATGGACGAATGCATCCGAAGAGCTTGCGTCGTTGCCACGGATTCCGTGTTGAAATTCGGTACACACGCGAGTTTTCCGAACAGGAGCAACCTGTCGCCGGATCTGTTCGcttga